Proteins encoded by one window of Drosophila gunungcola strain Sukarami unplaced genomic scaffold, Dgunungcola_SK_2 000088F, whole genome shotgun sequence:
- the LOC128264998 gene encoding proton channel OtopLc: MDSSPDLSLKLRRGSSDSRDNFYMDFAQGIDSDIEEVDNTANPEAVAVPPPPLPTVSLAEEVLLLVAPPPPSLLGQPLPTLTETDDIPPTPTPPPQQKDEEEEEQEEEDQADQEQGARAAPSPPGSPINSVLELELIPPPPLSPMEDAGLRTDDDGEETDDAEEVVAIPPPQAMLDDVDNPEGEQEEEPEESAKEEDEEEEDDDKSTPPPPLPPLPSNLSYVQGHNLGQVTPPLTKSPSNSPSPPVTPPPCPELNISRMVSPPAQHISQIPPLTPSDESEGEAESQPNSPPPRLEAEQPPPGMEHDDPDPDPEDQQPEPEPVSGAREDYSRSLDNEDESTTITTPPSNGYSASSIIAPPPENFAELEEDRGFIPPPPLEQEPEEEEEEEEELTKETDEISVDRESLQDQAGDSISSPRPASILTGSISTSVGGAGGSPKPESRGPSRSGSQRSQLRSGSQQGSLPGSRGGSRIGSRTGSVASAQAAGVLSPQASLKSQTSIRSQGQHTAARSPVGSIKSGSQRVQSPPAGEGAPAMPSPPLMRSPPPELARQMHSPPRITTPPRVCSPPLVSSPPKLAESAAAAVGVAAGVKEQISSSSSTAEPPEASKPSKPPIATVSYQDEQQQQAPKPPAAATAAATAAVVTSQPRSHFTSSHHHYHLPHQFQHPHHQNHHTHSVRVPTPTVPSSYAPPPPPGDSGSSSSPGDRRRLFMAAVPPIATSSSLMTASAEPAVAISPGRVSARSGSQHHVTIDESSLPSHRGSNIVQETPGPSGLIIGGGDGDGDRDIGGGGGGGGGDSSDPPSSPGGSSSQPGALSGSQADGQLELMYHSHQLTNYPVLPAIKRTHRPSFVYPPMPRVKAGDALATLFSALYGKLLVVMGIAFPMAEVISTYIPPSFYEVYYLYLYIGSMIFLFFMYATLLWGRPKLPVPIATSPNKSTTKASGTDSMDESDTDSNSVHHRLPPAIPVRRPSLLAPLGRRDAHYGSFYLRMGAVAFGIGSMIYSGLEFGQYFELNPDTKCHNVLLALTPATRMAFIFIQMYFIFLNNEQIKVYRYKIIARFGLMHMIGTNLAVWLNVLIQETKHEILTFYNPENRTLRISHRIPGHSRGHAIVQHDPTAHLRVPRGLKGPYQIFECRRTNIIGTLVQDASPFLFPCTIEYSLICAAILYVMWRSISRPQTPTPQRPDMISSPMKRSPHHYSVDCARAHKGLFVGILILVLTIISLIIFFVLISRPEFVALAVTEVTICELLIYGTATIATLVGMIQIRHLQYDAYRSFSLDDILLVGAQTGSFLYNIFTVIAGHFTLRSDDMLVPINALASIVQTACQTMFILDASRRQAVSPEHLRKKPGREIVTFMLVVNLAMWAISTLEKSRAESHPIQLNFYGLWAWTIITHVSMPLAIFYRFHSTVCLCEIWKRAYKLKPTYM, translated from the exons ATGGACAGCTCGCCGGATCTGTCGCTGAAATTGCGACGCGGTTCCAGCGATTCGCGGGATAACTTCTACATGGACTTTGCCCAAGGCATCGACTCCGACATCGAGGAGGTGGACAACACGGCCAATCCGGAGGCCGTGGCTGTTCCGCCACCGCCACTGCCCACAGTTTCGCTGGCCGAGGAGGTGCTGCTCCTGGTGGCGCCACCTCCGCCCTCATTGCTGGGTCAGCCACTGCCCACGCTAACGGAAACGGATGACATTCCTCCCACGCCCACGCCACCACCACAGCAAAAGgacgaagaggaggaggagcaagAAGAAGAGGATCAAGCTGATCAAGAGCAAGGAGCAAGGGCAGCACCTTCGCCACCGGGTTCGCCCATTAATTCAGTCCTGGAACTGGAGCTAATACCACCTCCTCCACTGTCACCCATGGAGGATGCAGGCCTACGCACCGATGACGATGGCGAGGAGACCGATGATGCAGAAGAGGTGGTGGCCATTCCGCCACCCCAGGCAATGCTGGATGATGTAGATAACCCAGAGggggagcaggaggaggagccggAAGAAAGCGCCAAGGAGGaagacgaggaggaggaggacgacgacAAGTCCACGCCACCGCCACCCCTGCCACCACTTCCCTCCAATCTCTCCTATGTCCAGGGCCACAATCTCGGCCAGGTGACCCCGCCCCTAACCAAGTCGCCATCCAACTCGCCTTCGCCGCCCGTGACACCGCCCCCGTGTCCGGAACTGAACATCAGCCGGATGGTATCGCCACCGGCCCAGCACATCAGTCAGATACCCCCACTCACGCCCTCCGACGAAAGCGAGGGCGAGGCGGAGTCCCAGCCCAACTCACCGCCACCCAGATTGGAGGCGGAACAGCCGCCACCCGGAATGGAGCACGACGACCCGGACCCGGACCCGGAGGATCAGCAGCCCGAACCGGAGCCCGTAAGCGGAGCTCGCGAAGACTACAGCCGCTCGCTGGACAACGAAGATGAGTCCACCACTATAACCACACCGCCCAGCAACGGCTACTCTGCCTCCTCCATCATAGCTCCGCCGCCCGAGAACTTTGCGGAGTTGGAGGAGGACAGAGGCTTCATACCGCCACCGCCGCTGGAGCAAGAGCCcgaggaagaggaggaggaggaggaggagctgacCAAGGAGACGGATGAGATATCCGTGGACAGGGAATCGCTGCAGGACCAGGCCGGCGATAGCATCAGTTCACCGCGGCCGGCCAGCATCTTGACGGGATCAATTTCCACATCAgttggaggagcaggagggTCACCGAAGCCCGAAAGTCGCGGGCCGAGTCGCAGTGGCAGCCAACGGTCGCAGTTGAGATCGGGATCACAGCAGGGATCGTTGCCAGGATCACGGGGTGGCTCTCGAATAGGTTCCCGCACGGGATCCGTGGCCTCCGCCCAAGCAGCTGGCGTTCTCTCCCCGCAGGCCTCCCTCAAATCGCAGACCTCGATACGCTCGCAAGGACAACACACGGCCGCACGAAGTCCCGTCGGATCCATCAAGTCCGGATCGCAGCGCGTGCAGAGTCCGCCGGCCGGAGAGGGAGCCCCGGCGATGCCCTCGCCACCACTGATGCGGAGTCCGCCGCCGGAGTTGGCACGCCAGATGCACAGTCCGCCAAGGATCACGACGCCGCCGAGGGTCTGTAGTCCGCCGCTGGTCAGCAGTCCGCCCAAACTGGCCGAgtccgctgccgccgccgtgGGAGTTGCAGCCGGAGTCAAGGAGCAGATCAG CTCGAGCAGCAGCACCGCTGAGCCGCCGGAGGCATCAAAGCCATCGAAGCCACCGATAGCCACTGTGAGCTACCAggatgagcagcagcagcaggcaccAAAGCCACCGGCGGCGGCGACGGCGGCGGCGACGGCGGCGGTGGTCACCAGTCAGCCAAGGTCGCACTTCACGAGCAGCCACCATCACTACCACTTGCCGCACCAGTTCCAGCATCCGCACCACCAGAACCACCACACCCACAGTGTCCGGGTGCCCACGCCCACTGTGCCCAGCAGCTATGCCCCGCCTCCGCCCCCCGGGGACAGCGGGAGCAGCAGCTCGCCTGGGGATCGCCGGCGGCTCTTCATGGCTGCCGTTCCTCCGATTGCCACTTCATCATCCCTGATGACAGCGTCCGCTGAGCCGGCGGTGGCCATATCTCCGGGCAGAGTGTCAGCCCGCTCGGGATCGCAGCACCACGTGACCATCGACGAGTCCAGCCTGCCCAGTCACCGGGGCAGCAACATCGTCCAGGAGACGCCGGGCCCCAGTGGCCTAATCATAGGCGGTGGAGATGGCGACGGCGACCGGGACattggcggcggcggcggcggaggaggaggcgaCAGCTCGGATCCGCCCTCCTCGCCCGGAGGCAGCAGCTCCCAGCCGGGAGCCCTCAGCGGAAGTCAGGCGGACGGACAGCTGGAGCTGATGTACCACTCGCACCAGTTGACCAACTACCCAGTGCTGCCCGCCATCAAGCGCACCCACCGGCCATCATTCGTCTATCCGCCGATGCCCAGGGTCAAGGC CGGCGATGCACTGGCCACTCTTTTCTCCGCACTTTATGGCAAACTATTGGTCGTGATGGGCATAGCATTTCCCATGGCAGAGGTTATATCAACCTATATCCCACCCTCCTTTTATGAG GTTTACTATTTGTACTTGTACATTGGCAGCATGATATTTCTGTTCTTTATGTACGCCACTTTGTTATGGGGTCGTCCCAAGTTGCCGGTTCCAATTG CCACTTCCCCGAACAAGTCGACGACGAAGGCGAGCGGAACGGACAGCATGGACGAGTCGGATACGGATAGTAACTCCGTGCACCACCGACTTCCCCCGGCGATTCCCGTGAGGCGACCATCGCTCCTTGCGCCGCTCGGAAGACGGGATGCCCACTACGGCAGCTTCTATCTGCGCATGGGCGCCGTGG CCTTCGGAATCGGCAGCATGATCTACTCGGGTCTGGAGTTTGGCCAGTACTTCGAACTTAATCCGGATACCAAGTGCCACAACGTACTGCTGGCCTTGACCCCGGCCACCCGGATGGCCTTCATCTTCATCCAGATGTACTTTATCTTCCTGAACAACGAGCAGATCAAAGTGTATCGCTACAAGATTATTGCCCGCTTCGGCCTGATGCACATGATCGGAACGAACTTGGCCGTCTGGCTGAATGTGCTGATCCAGGAGACGAAGCACGAGATATTGACGTTCTACAATCCGGAGAACCGCACGCTTAGGATTTCGCACAGGATACCGGGACACTCGAGGGGCCATGCCATAGTCCAGCACGATCCGACGGCCCATTTGCGGGTGCCGCGTGGCCTGAAGGGACCCTATCAAATCTTCGAGTGCCGGCGAACGAACATAATTGGAACCCTGGTGCAAGATGCCTCGCCCTTCCTCTTTCCCTGCACCATTGAGTACTCGCTGATCTGTGCGGCCATACTGTACGTGATGTGGCGCAGCATCTCGCGGCCACAGACGCCCACGCCCCAGCGCCCGGACATGATCAGTTCGCCGATGAAGCGTTCGCCGCACCACTACTCCGTGGACTGTGCTCGCGCCCACAAGGGCCTGTTCGTGGGCATACTCATCCTGGTGCTGACCATCATATCGCTGATTATCTTCTTTGTGCTGATCTCTCGGCCGGAGTTCGTGGCCCTGGCCGTCACCGAGGTGACCATTTGCGAGCTACTTATCTACGGAACGGCCACGATAGCCACCTTGGTGGGGATGATCCAGATCCGTCATCTGCAGTACGACGCGTACAGAAGCTTCTCCCTGGACGACATACTGCTGGTGGGGGCGCAGACGGGCTCGTTTCTGTACAACATCTTTACGGTGATAGCCGGCCACTTTACGCTGCGCAGCGATGACATGCTGGTGCCCATCAACGCCCTGGCCTCCATTGTGCAGACCGCGTGCCAGACGATGTTTATTTTGGATGCCAGCCGCAGGCAGGCCGTCAGTCCGGAACATTTGCGCAAGAAGCCGGGCCGCGAGATCGTCACCTTCATGCTGGTCGTCAATCTGGCCATGTGGGCAATTAGTACGCTGGAGAAATCGCGTGCCGAATCGCATCCCATACAGCTGAACTTCTACGGTTTGTGGGCCTGGACGATCATAACGCATGTGTCGATGCCACTGGCCATATTCTATCGCTTCCACTCGACGGTCTGCCTGTGCGAGATCTGGAAGCGGGCCTACAAGCTGAAGCCGACGTATATGTGA